The genome window GGGAGATGGGCTGCCGCCAGGTCCAGAACCGGCAGCGCCGAGGAAAATCGCTTTGCCGCAACCAGAGCCTCTGCATAACTGAGCTGCAGTGCGCCGTCATTGGGGCGAATGCCGGCCAGTGCCCTCAGGTAGTGCATGGCAACCGGGCTCCCCAGTTCGCCAGTCCGGAGCAGCGCCAGGATTTCACGTTCCGGATAGAGCACGACCAGGAGCAGTACAAAGGAGAGAAACATCCCTGCCACTGCCATGGGAGAGGCAAAGCGCTCCCGTTGGGCCGAAGTCCTATTTACAGGTGAAAACCAGTTCATGATTCCCTTCAGGCAGCGAAACGGTCAGTGCGTTCCCCTGGCGACGGAACGGCACACCCTTTTTCCCGGCCGGAGAACATCTGTCGGCATTGGCAAGGGTGAGGGAGAATGGCGTATGGCTGCTTAACTTCATGCGCAGATCTTTGCCCTTTGTCCCGAAACGGATCAGGTGACCGCCAAGGGTGGACAGATAGGGAGATACAGGCTTCTTTGTCGCAACGACAATGTGTGCCTCGCCCCCGGGGCCGATATGCAGGTACCTGCTGTCGTTCAAATCTGCAAACCCCGCCACGTTGCGGCTCTGTTTCAGGTCGGGATAGCCAAGTTCCGACGGGATGCGGAACTCGCGCAACGCGCCGCTGTTCCGCACCAGCCAGCCCCCGGAGAGGTCACGTGCCACCACGGTCCGGTTGAAGTCGAGAACCGTCTCCACGTACTCGGAAACGAAGATATTCAGCCGGTCGCGGGTGAGCGCCCAGTCGTAGACCGCTTCCAGGGCCTTGAGAGCGGCTGGTTTGGTGGCCGAGTAAAAGTGGTAATAGATATCCATCGGTTTCAGGCGCCGCGGGCTGTCGGTGAGACGGAAGGTCTCGATGGCGCGGCGATAGCCGTAAAACGGTCCCTGCCAGAGATTGGTATAGACGTTTTCGTTCTGGTTGGGCGCATAGACCTGGAAAACGCCGTTGCGGTAGATGCCCAGTGGCGCTACGGCTGTGAGGGAGCGATCGGACTCGTTGATCAGGGTGCTGCCGCCGTTCATGTTTCCCACGCCGGCACGATAGGTCGCTGCCACGGCCTCGGCGTCCGGGGTGCAGTCGCCGGTCCAGAAAAACAGCCTCGCCTTTTTACCCGTCGGCAGGAGATTGTCGTCGATGAAGCGAAGCGAACCGGCAATCTCCCGCTCAAGGTCCATGGTGTACCCCGCAATCGGCAGGTTGTGCATGGCCGCCTCTTCCCGGGGTTCGATACGGGTGCGACCAGGCCAGACAAACGGGTGCGAAAAGGAATGGCTCGCGGCCTCCACCCAGGGAAGCCGGAAGATCTGTCGGGCCTGGCGGACAAGGTCGGCGGCTTTTCCCTTCGGATAAAGCCCATCCTTCTCCATCATTCCGGTGATCACCGAAACCGTGGTCGGCACCCGGTAGCGCTCCAGGATTCTGGTGCGGAGTTCATCCGCTGCGCCTTTGCCGCCGGGCCACTCGGCCATGCTGTCGAAGCCGTCGCCATCGACGTGAACCAGCATCAGTCGGGAGCCGTTCTCCGTGGTGGTGTCGGGGACCGGGAACTGCGGCAGGCGCAGCGCCGTACGGAAAAAGGCAAAAGGGTCGACGACCCAGGAAAACTGCTCACCCAGGGGGATGGCAAGGGCAAAGGGGGTCAGGGCATACCCGCCCCAGGGGGTGATGGCGGCAAGGTCGGATTCTGCCGGGCCGCGGCTCACCTTGAGCAGCGAGCGTCCTTTGCGGAGACGGAGCTGGACAAAGGCATCCTGCTGGGGAAGCGGCGGCGACTCGAAACCGATTATCGGATCGCGGGAGACGACCTGCAGGGTCCCGCTTCCCGTAACAGGCTGCCCGCCCGTCTGCAACCCGAACGGATCAGGCAGATCGGCAAGGGTGAAGCCAAAACTGTCCAGGAATGCCACCGGCACCTGCTCTTTGAACCGTTCCAGCACCCAGCTGCGAAGTTCGAGCTGCTCTCCCGGAGCTCCGGAAAGAGGCCAGACAACCACGCCGGCATAGCGGCCTGCCAGGATCCCCTTGGGAAGCGGCTCCCGCAGATTGTGCAGCTCCAGCCGATAGCCGAGATGATTGAGCGGCATCTGGGCAAATCGGTGCAGCCGGGTATAGGCCATATCTCCTTCAAGCCCGTCGTAGATACCGAGAATGCTCCGCGGCACAACCTCCACCGCTCCGACCCCCAGGCTGGAAAGATCGCTGTCAGCCACCCAGGGGATATAGCCCAGTTCGCTCAGCTTCGCTGCAGTCTCCCTGGCAAGTTCACGCTTGTCAGGCGGCACATAGTCGATGGCGATCACCGGGACCCCGGCTTTTTGGATGTGCGCCAGCTGCCCCTTGAGCCACTCCCTGTCCTCTTCCGACACTGCGCCATAGGTGCCGCTGACCGGATCAAAGCGCTGGAACAGCGACTCGGCTGCCACCGCCATCACCTCTCCCCTGACCCGGTCGAAGATCTCGAAACCGCGGTTGAGGATAAGCTTGGCTCCGGGAAAACGCTTCCTGATGGCGTAGATCGTCGCTGCAAGCCCATCCTCCATCCGTTGCCGCTCTTCAATGCCTCCCGCGGCCCGCTGGTAGGAATCCAGGGTGTCGAGGAAGAAGCCGCGGTACCCCTTCTCCCAGAGAGGCGCCATGACCTGCTCCAGCAGATAGGAACGCCAGGCAGGGTTGGCAGGGTCGAGGATAGAGGTTCCCCAGGCGTCGTTGCGGCCGATGATCCACCCCTTCTCCAGACCGGCGGCGTAACTCCGCTTCGGGTCGAGTTCGCCGATGCTGACATAGGCGAACAGCTCGCTCCTGCCCTCGCCATAGACTGCTGGCGACAGGCCGGCATCGGGTTCGACCACCACCAGATCAAATGCCTTGAGTTCGTCAACCGGGGGGGATTCAGCATAGAAGAAAGCGATGGAAAAGTCTGCGGCATGAGCCGGCGCCGCGGCACAGACCATTGCGAGGCCACACAGGAGGAAGAACAGGATGTGTCTCACGGCACCTATACGTGAATCGTGCATCATAGAGGCTAACTTCCGGAAAAGGACGGGATTTCTCATTCGGTTACGGTAGAGGTCGGATCTGTCCGGCATGGAGCATGCCACACCAGATTACACCCGGAACATGAAAATGTGCTTAGCATACCGTTTGACATTCGAATCTGCAACTTTTGTTTTACGCCATTTTCATACGTGAATCGATTTCCACGCAGACCAAGGGGGTTACAAAACAAAAAAAAAGAGGAGCCGGCCGGCCCCCCTTTTTCAGGCATCAAAATTTCCTCGCAGAGGAAATATGATCATTTTACCTCGTACCAGAATTTGGCGGTTCTCACCTTGCCGTCGGTGAGCTTGAATTTGCTCATGATGCCGTATTTCCCCTTCTTCGCCAGGGTGACATCGGCGCCGAAATGCCCCTGCATGGCCATCAGCTCCTTGGTCTGCTCGCTCTTGTCCGGTCCCTGCACCTTCAGCATTACCTCACCTCCCGTGATCGGCTTGCCGGTTTTTGCATCCTTGAACATGACCGAGATATGATGGGTCTCCTTCACCCCCTTGGGCATCTCCATCCCCATGGCCTTCATGGCATCAGCCATGGTCTGCACCATGAAGGTCGCCTTGACCCCGTTCACCACTTCCTCATGGGCTGCAGCGCCGTGGCCGCCATGCCCGCCGTGCTCCATGGCAAACGCTGCCGGGGCAGTCAATGCCAGGATTGCCGAAAAGATCAGTACCAGTTTTTTCATCGCTTTTCTCCTTTGTGTATGTTGTGAATGCTCGCATATTGCGAGTAACTGCCTAGTGTTTCATCCCTGAATAGTGGAGCCTCCCCTTCCTCAGGTCCCGCTTTTTCATGAGTACAAAGATCACCGGCGTCATGATCAAAACATGGATGGCAGAGGAGATCATGCCGCCGATCATTGGCGCGGCGATCGGCTTCATGACATCGGCGCCGGTGCCGGTCGACCACATGATCGGCACCAGGCCAAGAAGCGCCACGGCCACGGTCATCAGCTTGGGACGCAGCCGGAGCACCGCCCCCTCGAAGGTGGCGTCGTAGATATCCTGCTCCGTCACCGGCCCTTTCTGCAACCGCTTATCCAGTGCCTCGTGCAGGTAGATCACCATCACCACCCCGGTCTCCACCGCCACCCCGTAGAGGGCGATGAAGCCGACCCAGACCGCCACCGACAGGTTGTAGCCGAGCGCCGCTACCAGGTAGACCCCCCCTACCAGGGCAAAGGGGACCGACAGCATTACCATGGACGCCTCAAGGGCCGAGTGGAAGGTGAAATAGAGCAGGATGAAGATGATCAGCATCCCGGCAGGGACCAGGTACTGCAGCCGCTGCTTGGCGCGGATCTGGTTCTCCCACTGGCCCGACCAGGCGACATAGTAGCCCGGCGGGAGCTTCAGCTGCTTTTCCAGTACCTGTTTCGCCTCGGTGACAAAGCCCCCCATGTCGCGGCCCCGCACGTTGAGGAAGACAATGGAGCGGAGCAGCCCCCCCTCGCTGTTGATCTCCGGGGCGCCGGTGGAGACCTTGATCCTGGTCACCAGGGAGAGCGGCACCTGGGTCTCGCCGTTCATGCCGGAGACCAGGATCCGCTGCATGGAGGGGATGCTGTCGCGGTATTCCCGCAGGTAGCGAACCCGGATCGGGAAACGGTTGCGCCCTTCCACCGTGGTGGAGAGGGTCTCGCCCCCCAGCGCAGTCTCGATGATGTCCTGGATATCGCCAACCTTGACGTTGTAGCGCGCCGCAGCCTCCCGGTCGATGTCGATGTCGATGTAGTTGCCGCCGGTGACCCGTTCGGCAACCACGTCGGCCGAGCCGGGCACGGTCTTGAGGATACCTTCCGCCGCGACGGCCAGGTCCTTCAAGACGTTCAGGTCATTGCCGAAGATCTTCACCCCCAGGTCGGTGCGTACCCCGGTGGAGAGCATGTTGATCCGGTTGATGATCGGCTGGGTCCAGCCGTTGCGCACCCCGATCTGCTGCAGTTTGGCATCCAGCTCGGCAACAATGTCAGCCTTGGTGAGCCCTTTTCGCCACGCCTCCTTCGGCTTGAGGATGATGATGCTCTCGAACATGGAGACCGGCGCCGGATCGGTGGAGGTCTCTGCCCGCCCCACCTTGCCCAGCACATGCTCCACCTCGGGCACCTCCTTGATGATCCGGTCCTGGACCTGGATCAGCCGCTTGGCCTCGGTGATGGAGATATTGGGGAGGGTGACCGGCATGTAGAGCAGCGACCCCTCGTCCAGGGGGGGCATGAACTCGGAGCCGAGGTGCATGAAGAGCGGCACGGCCAGGGCCAGGGCAGCGATATTCAGGGCGATGGTGGTCTTTTTCCATTTCAGCACCCAGCGGATTATGGGTGAATAGATCCTGATGAAGAAGAGGGATACCGGGTTGGCACTCTCCGGCGGCATCTTCCCCCGCATGAAAAAGAACATCAGCACCGGCACCAGGGTGATGGCGATGATCGCCGAGCCGACCATTGAGAAGGTCTTGGTGAAGGCGAGCGGGTGAAACAGTTTCCCCTCCTGCCCTTCCAGCAGGAAGACCGGCACGAAGGAGAGGACGATGATGGCGAGCGAGAAGAAGATCGCCCTCCCCACCTGTTTGGCCGAGGCAATGACCGTCTCCAGCCGCTTTTCCGCCCGTTCCTCCGGCGGCAGCTCGGAAAGGTGGCGGTAGCAGTTCTCAACCATGATTACCCCGGCATCCACCAGCACACCGATGGCGATGGCGATCCCCCCCAGGGACATGATGTTGGAGGTGACCCCCATCAGCTTCATGGTGATGAAGGCGATCAGCACCGAGATGGGCAGGGTCAGGACGATCACCAGCGAGCTCTGGAAGTGGAGCAGGAAGGCGAGGATCACCAGGGAGACCACCACAGATTCCTCGGCCAGGGCATGCTTCAGGGTGTCTATGGCCCGGCTGATCAGATCGGAGCGGTCGTAGGAGACATTGATCTTCACCCCCGGCGGCAGCCCCTTTTGCAGTGCCGCGATCTTCTCCTTGACCCGGTCGATCACGTCCTTGGCATTTTCGCCGTAGCGCATGACCACGATGCCGCCGACCGCCTCACCTTGGCCGTTCATGTCCAGCATCCCGCGCCGGATAGCGCCTCCCAGCTGCACCGTACCCAGATTCCTGACAGAGACCGGGGTGCCGCGCATGTCGGCCCCGACCACGATATCCTCCAGGTCGGCCAGCGACTTCACGTATCCTTGGCCGCGGATCAGGTACTCGGCATCGGACTGTTCCAGGAGCCGCCCCCCCACGTCCTTGTTGGAGCGCCCCACCGCCTCCATCACCTGGCCGACCGAGATCTTGTAAGCAAGCAGCTTGTTGGGGTCGAGATCGATCTGGTATTCGCGGACAAACCCGCCGATGGAGGCGACCTCGGCCACCCCGGGAACGGTGTTCAACTGGTAGCGGACAAACCAGTCCTGTAGGGTGCGCAGTTGCTCCAGGTCGTACCCCGGCCCGTCGATGGTGTACCAGAAGACGTGGCCGACACCGGTGCCGTCCGGTCCCAGGGTGGGCCGGACGCTGGGGGGGAGGAGCGAAGCAGCGTAGTTGAGCCGCTCAAGGACACGGGTCCTGGCCCAGTAGATGTCTGCCTTGTCCTCGAAGATCACGTAGATCATGGAGAAGCCGAAGGCCGACGAGGCGCGCACCGCCTTGACCATGGGGAGCCCCTGCAGGTTGACCGCCAGGGGATAGGTCACCTGGTCCTCCACCACCTGGGGAGAGCGTCCCGGATACTCGGTGAAGACGATGACCTGGTTGTCCGACAGGTCGGGGATGGCGTCCACCGGAGTCCGGTAGACAGCCCAGATCCCCCATGCCACTACCAGCGCATAGAGCATCAGGACGATCACCCGGTTGCGGGCGGAATATTCGATGATTTTTTCGATCACAAAGAGATCCTCTTGCGGCAATGGTTACGGTTCAGGCCGCTGTTCCCGTTACATCTTCATATCGCCCATATCCAGGCCGCCCTTTGGCGCTGCCGGTTTCTGCCTTGTATCTGTCCCCGGCTCCAGCGGTGTCGACGGCGCGGCATGGCCGGCATGTTCCGCTTTGTTGCCGCCGGAGAGCTGGGCCTCGGAATCGATCAGGTAACCGCCGCTGGCCGCCACTACATCCCCCCTGAAAAGGCCTTTGAGGATCTGGACCTTGTCGCCGGCCCGCTGGCCGATCTCCACGTCGCGGGGGGCAAAGAGCCCCGGCTTGACCCGGACCCAGACCACTTGGCGCTTGCCGGTATCGATAAGGGCTGACACCGGCACCGTCAATGTCTCGCCGAGCGGCACCCTGATCCGGGCGTTGACGAACATGTCGGGCTTGAGGATGAGGCCAGGATTTGCCAGCTCGACCCGTACCTTGACGGTCCTGGTCTTGGGGTCGAGGAACGGGTTGACGAGCGCCACCCGCCCGGAAAAGGTGCGTCCGGGATAGGACTGGGCGGTGATTTCTGCCCGCTGCCCCACCTTCACCAGGGCCAGGTCGCTCTCGAAGATGTCCAGATCCACCCAGATACGGGAGAGGTCGGCCACGTTGAACAGGGGGTCGCCCAGGTTGACGTACTGCCCCTGCTGCACCAGTTTCTCGATCACCACTCCGGAGATGGGAGTATAGATGGCAAGCCGGATGGTGGCCTCACCCGACCGTTCCAGGTCGGCGATCTGTGCATCCTTCACCCCCATCAGCTTCAGCCGCTGCCGGGCCGAGGCAACCAGCCCCTCTCCACCCTGGGAGATGGCCGCGATGGACGAATCCTTAAGCTGCTCGCGGCTTTTGAGCGCCAGCAGATACTCCTGTTGGGCCGCAACCAGCTCGGGCGAATAGACCTCGGCCACCGGCCGCCCCCTGCTCACGGTTTCCCCCACGGCATCTACATACAGGCGGTCCAGCCGGCCCGCCACCCAGGCGGTCACCTTTGCCTGTCGCGACTGGTCGTACTGAACGATGCCGACCGCCTGGATCTCTCTGGTAAGCGGCTCCCGGTTCACCTTCACGGTTGCCACGTTGGCGATCACCTGCTGGGTGGGGGAGAGTGCGATCTCTCCCAGCCTGGCCCGTTCCTCGGGCGTCCCTTCAGCCCCCTCCACCTTCTTAACCAGATCCATCCCGCAGATGGGACAGGTGCCGGGCTGATCCTTGATGATGAACGGGTGCATGGGGCAGGTGTACTGCACCTTTCCCTGTGCCGCTGTGCCGCTCTTTTCCGCGGCATGGTCGTGCCCGGCATGGCGGAAATAGTAGTATGCCCCCCCGGCAACGGCAACGAGGGCGATCAGGGCTACGAGGATGGTAATCTTTCTGGAGAGGCTCATGTGACGCTCCGTTTCGTCTCTTTCATTGCATCAGTGCAGCTCGGTGCCGACCAGCGCTTCGAGCTGGGCCCGGCGCATCTGGTAGTCGGCCAGCGAGTCGTAATACTCTCGTTCGTAATTGAACAGCGTGATCCGGCTTTCCATCAGGGTGAGCAGGTCCACCTTCCCCACCCGGTAGGCAATGGTGGACGATTCCAGTGACTGCTGCGCCTGGGGGATGATGCCGGTCTTGTAGAGGTCGATCAGCTGGCGGCGGCGATCAAGCTGGGCCAGCAGGTCGACGATGCCGCTGTTGATGGCATTGCGCACCGCTGCAAGCTCGGCTGTTGCCATGCCGGTCTCGGCGGAGGACTCGGCCAGCATCGCCTCGCGCCGCTCACGGATCACCGGCAGGTTGAAGGTCACCCCCAGGGAATACATGTTGAGCCCTTCGTCGTTCATGGTCGGGTTGCGCTGCATCAGCTCGAAGGAGAGGTTGACATCGGGATAGAACTCCTTCTGCGCCAGCCGGTGCCCGGCCTTCCCCTTCTCGATCAGCGCCTGGGTCTGTCTGAGCTGGGGGCGGTGTTCTTCGGCCGCTGCTTGCAGCTCTTGCGCGGTCTCTTTCACCGGGGAAACGGCGAAATCGGGGATCGCCCCCACCGGGGTATCGGCGGGCCGGCCCGCCAGGGTATTGAGCACGGCCTGCTGGCTCGTCCGCTGCTGCCTGAGCGTTATCTGCATCTCCAGCATCTTCGACCGCTCCACCTGGGCGCGGAAGATGTCCTGCTGCACCCCCTGCCCCACACTATATTTGGTCTGTGCCAGGGTGATGAAATCGTCCATGATCCGGATGTTGCGGGCAACGATCTCCAAGGCGCGGTCGGTCATGTAGAGCTGGTACCAGGACTCCTTGACCATCCGGGCCAGTTCGAGCTTGCGCTCCTCCAGCTGCCAGCGGAAGGCTGCGGCCTCGTGGCTGGCGATCTCTTCCCTGAGCGCCCGTTTCCCCCAGAAAGGGATCTGCTGGGAGATGCCGATCACCTTCTGGGTCATCGGGTCCTTGCTGAAATTCAGGGGGTCGCTCAGGATGCCGTTCTGGATCTTCAGCATCAGCATCGGGTCATCCAGAGCCCCGGCCTGCCTGATCCTGCCGGCGTACATCTGCCAGCGCGCCTGTGACGACCTGAGTTCCGGGTTGTTGGCAAGGGAGAATGCCACCAACTCGTCCAGTCTCTCCGTTGCCGGTGGGAGACGCTCCTCTGCAACGGCCGCAAGCGGCAGGGAAAGAGCCAGCAGGAGCATCCAGATGCAGCATGTATGAAGCGGTTTCACAATGGCTCTCCTATCGATCCGGTGTCCTGATCCCGTATTTTTCCATGCGATAGATCAGGGTATGGCGCGGAATCCTGAGGAATCGGGCCGCCGAGGTCTGGTTCCAGCCGTTCCGTTCCAGCGCCTCGATAACCACCTCCCGTTCCAGCTGCTCCAGGGGGTAGCCCTCGTCCGGGAGGTTGACGATGCGCGACCCCTCCCGCCGGGCTCCTCCCGAGCGGACCCGTTCGGGGAGATCGGCAACCGTGACCGTATCCCCCTGGCGCATGATCAGCATCCGCTCCACGGTGTTCTCCAGTTCCCGCACGTTGCCCGGCCAAGGGTAGCGGCTGAGCGCCTCGGTGGCCTCACGGTCGAAGGTGACATCGGGCGCGCCGTGCTGGGCACTGAAATGCCTCAGCAAAAGCGGGATATCCTCCCGCCGCTCGCGCAGGGGGGGAAGATGGATCGGGATCACCGCCAGGCGGTAGTAAAGGTCCTCGCGAAAGGCCCCGCTTTCGATCGCCTGTTCCAGGTCGGCATTGGTGGCGGTGATGACCCGCACATCCAGCCTGATCGGCGCGCTCCCCCCCACCGGTTCGACCATCCGCTCCTGCAGCACCCGCAACAGTTTGGGCTGCAGCTCCAACGGGAGATCTCCCACCTCGTCGAGAAAGATCGTCCCGCTTTCGGCATGCCGAAATCTGCCGGTCTTGTCGCGGATGGCACCGGTAAATGCCCCTTTCACATGGCCGAACAGCTCGCTCTCCAACAGGTCGCGGGGGATGGCGGCACAGTTGATGGCAACGAACGGCCCGTCCCGACGGGAGCTCCGGGCATGGATCGCCCGCGCCACCAGCTCCTTGCCGGTCCCGGATTCGCCGGTGATCAGCACCGTGGCCTCGGTGTCGGCCACCTTTCGCACCATCTCGAAGACCCGCTCCATGGCGCGGGAGGTGCCGATGATCCGCTGGAAATCCTGGCGGTCGGTCAGTTCTTCCCGCAGCCGCCGGTTCTCCTCGGACAGCCCCCTCAGGTGCAGCGCCTTGGCAACGATCAGCTTCAGCTCGTCCCGCTTGAACGGTTTGGTGATATAGTCGTAGGCTCCGAGCTTCATCGCCTCCACCGCGGCGTCGACGGCACCAAAGGCGGTGATGATGATGACTAGGGTTTCGGGCGCCTGTTCCTTCACCTGGCGCAGCACCTGGAACCCGTCGATCCCGGTCATCTTCATGTCGGTGATCACCAGGGCGGGTGCATGTGCGGCAAAGAGCCTGAGCCCTTCCTCGCCGGAGGCAGCGGCCAGAACCTCATACCCCTCCTCCTCCAGGTTGTATTCCAGAACCCGGCGCAGCGATGCATCGTCGTCAATGACCAGGATGCGCGGCGTCATGAGGTCTCCTCCCCCTGCGGCAGCGGCAGCGTGACCGTGAAGGTCGTCCCCTGCCCCGGCGTGCTCTCCACGCCGATGGTGCCGCCATGGGCCTCGATGATCTTCCGGGTTATGGCCAGGCCGAGCCCGGTCCCCTCTTCCTTGGTGGTATAAAACGGCTCGAAGATCCGGGCCAGGGCATCCGGACCGATACCGCTGCCGCTGTCGGCAAAGGCGACCCGGAGGGTCCCGGCCGCCTCATCGTGGGAGGCGCGGATGGCCATGCGTCCACCCGGCGGGGTTGCCTGCAGGCCGTTGAGCACGATATTGAGGAATGCCTGCATCAGCTTCTCCCGGTCGCCGAACAGAGCGGGGAGCGCTACCCGGTCGAACTCCAGGGAAACCCCGCGCCGTCGCGCCTCGGCAGTCACCAGGGTGACCACGTTCTGCAGCTCGTCGCCGAGATCGCAGATG of Geobacter sp. contains these proteins:
- a CDS encoding TolC family protein, producing MLLLALSLPLAAVAEERLPPATERLDELVAFSLANNPELRSSQARWQMYAGRIRQAGALDDPMLMLKIQNGILSDPLNFSKDPMTQKVIGISQQIPFWGKRALREEIASHEAAAFRWQLEERKLELARMVKESWYQLYMTDRALEIVARNIRIMDDFITLAQTKYSVGQGVQQDIFRAQVERSKMLEMQITLRQQRTSQQAVLNTLAGRPADTPVGAIPDFAVSPVKETAQELQAAAEEHRPQLRQTQALIEKGKAGHRLAQKEFYPDVNLSFELMQRNPTMNDEGLNMYSLGVTFNLPVIRERREAMLAESSAETGMATAELAAVRNAINSGIVDLLAQLDRRRQLIDLYKTGIIPQAQQSLESSTIAYRVGKVDLLTLMESRITLFNYEREYYDSLADYQMRRAQLEALVGTELH
- a CDS encoding efflux RND transporter periplasmic adaptor subunit → MSLSRKITILVALIALVAVAGGAYYYFRHAGHDHAAEKSGTAAQGKVQYTCPMHPFIIKDQPGTCPICGMDLVKKVEGAEGTPEERARLGEIALSPTQQVIANVATVKVNREPLTREIQAVGIVQYDQSRQAKVTAWVAGRLDRLYVDAVGETVSRGRPVAEVYSPELVAAQQEYLLALKSREQLKDSSIAAISQGGEGLVASARQRLKLMGVKDAQIADLERSGEATIRLAIYTPISGVVIEKLVQQGQYVNLGDPLFNVADLSRIWVDLDIFESDLALVKVGQRAEITAQSYPGRTFSGRVALVNPFLDPKTRTVKVRVELANPGLILKPDMFVNARIRVPLGETLTVPVSALIDTGKRQVVWVRVKPGLFAPRDVEIGQRAGDKVQILKGLFRGDVVAASGGYLIDSEAQLSGGNKAEHAGHAAPSTPLEPGTDTRQKPAAPKGGLDMGDMKM
- a CDS encoding CusA/CzcA family heavy metal efflux RND transporter — protein: MIEKIIEYSARNRVIVLMLYALVVAWGIWAVYRTPVDAIPDLSDNQVIVFTEYPGRSPQVVEDQVTYPLAVNLQGLPMVKAVRASSAFGFSMIYVIFEDKADIYWARTRVLERLNYAASLLPPSVRPTLGPDGTGVGHVFWYTIDGPGYDLEQLRTLQDWFVRYQLNTVPGVAEVASIGGFVREYQIDLDPNKLLAYKISVGQVMEAVGRSNKDVGGRLLEQSDAEYLIRGQGYVKSLADLEDIVVGADMRGTPVSVRNLGTVQLGGAIRRGMLDMNGQGEAVGGIVVMRYGENAKDVIDRVKEKIAALQKGLPPGVKINVSYDRSDLISRAIDTLKHALAEESVVVSLVILAFLLHFQSSLVIVLTLPISVLIAFITMKLMGVTSNIMSLGGIAIAIGVLVDAGVIMVENCYRHLSELPPEERAEKRLETVIASAKQVGRAIFFSLAIIVLSFVPVFLLEGQEGKLFHPLAFTKTFSMVGSAIIAITLVPVLMFFFMRGKMPPESANPVSLFFIRIYSPIIRWVLKWKKTTIALNIAALALAVPLFMHLGSEFMPPLDEGSLLYMPVTLPNISITEAKRLIQVQDRIIKEVPEVEHVLGKVGRAETSTDPAPVSMFESIIILKPKEAWRKGLTKADIVAELDAKLQQIGVRNGWTQPIINRINMLSTGVRTDLGVKIFGNDLNVLKDLAVAAEGILKTVPGSADVVAERVTGGNYIDIDIDREAAARYNVKVGDIQDIIETALGGETLSTTVEGRNRFPIRVRYLREYRDSIPSMQRILVSGMNGETQVPLSLVTRIKVSTGAPEINSEGGLLRSIVFLNVRGRDMGGFVTEAKQVLEKQLKLPPGYYVAWSGQWENQIRAKQRLQYLVPAGMLIIFILLYFTFHSALEASMVMLSVPFALVGGVYLVAALGYNLSVAVWVGFIALYGVAVETGVVMVIYLHEALDKRLQKGPVTEQDIYDATFEGAVLRLRPKLMTVAVALLGLVPIMWSTGTGADVMKPIAAPMIGGMISSAIHVLIMTPVIFVLMKKRDLRKGRLHYSGMKH
- a CDS encoding response regulator, which translates into the protein MTPRILVIDDDASLRRVLEYNLEEEGYEVLAAASGEEGLRLFAAHAPALVITDMKMTGIDGFQVLRQVKEQAPETLVIIITAFGAVDAAVEAMKLGAYDYITKPFKRDELKLIVAKALHLRGLSEENRRLREELTDRQDFQRIIGTSRAMERVFEMVRKVADTEATVLITGESGTGKELVARAIHARSSRRDGPFVAINCAAIPRDLLESELFGHVKGAFTGAIRDKTGRFRHAESGTIFLDEVGDLPLELQPKLLRVLQERMVEPVGGSAPIRLDVRVITATNADLEQAIESGAFREDLYYRLAVIPIHLPPLRERREDIPLLLRHFSAQHGAPDVTFDREATEALSRYPWPGNVRELENTVERMLIMRQGDTVTVADLPERVRSGGARREGSRIVNLPDEGYPLEQLEREVVIEALERNGWNQTSAARFLRIPRHTLIYRMEKYGIRTPDR